In Streptomyces venezuelae, the sequence GTGAAAGAGCTGACCACTCATGGCGAACACCCGCTCCCTCTCCTCCGCCGCCACCGCTGCGACCACTCCCCTGACCTATCCGCCCAGTCCGCGCCACCGTCTCCGGTCCGTCGACCGGGACGAGGTGTCCCGGGTCGTGGACTTCCTGCCTCCGGGCGCCACCTGGCTGCCCGCGCCCCAGCACACCCTGCCGACGCTGCCCGGCCAGCCGCCGATGGTCGGCTACCTGGTGCTCGTACCGGCCGACCAGCAGCCTCCGATCGCCTTCGCCCCGCAGGCGGTGGCCGCCGCGGTCCCGCCGGCCCCGGCCGCCCCGGCTCCGGCCGGCCCCGGCGACGGCCTGGTCCGGATCGACTCGGCGCGGCGCACCGCCGAGGTCGGCGGCCGGCCGCTCGACCTGACGTACCTGGAGTTCGAGCTGCTGGCCCACCTGGTGCAGCACCCGCACCGGGTGCACAGCCGGGACCAGCTGGTCACCACGGTCTGGGGCTACGGGCACGTCGGCGACGGCCGGACCGTGGACGTCCACATCGCCCGTCTGCGCCGCAAGCTGGGCGCCTCCCACCGTGCCACGATCCAGACGGTGCGCCGGGTCGGCTACAAGTACGCACCCTGAGCTTCCGGTTGATCCGACGACGGCGGGCCCGCACTCCCCGGGGGAGTGCGGGCCCGCCTCGTTCGTGACGGCGACCGGCCGGGCGCCACCCGGCTGCTACGCGGCCGCGGCCCTGCGGCCCGCGACGACGCCCAGCAGGACGTCGACCGCGAGGAAGACGACGAGGCTGATCCCGAGCAGCGGGACGAACCAGCCGATCACGGCCGTCACCGCGGCCAGCGGCAGCAGCACGGTCACCGGGAGCTTGCGCCAGGCACCGCGCGGCTGCGCACGGCCGACGGACAGCTTGCGGTCCTTCGTCGGCCGGCGCAGCCACCACATGCGGTAGCCCCAGAAGACGAGGAACATCACGGCGACGGCGAGCGCGGCCAGCGCGATCTGGTTGGCGAGACCGAAGGTCGTGCCCATGTGGAGGTCGATGCCGAAGCGGGTCATCTGGGCGAGGACCGGATAGTCGGCGAAGCGCAGTTCGTCCATGACGCGGGCGTCCGCGGGGTCGACGGCGACCGAGTCCAGGTGCACCGGCACCAGTTTGTCCTGCTCCTTGACGACGTAGCCCTTGCCCTTGGCGGGCAGGGTCACGCGGAGCGCCTCGGTGACGCCCGCGGCCCGGGCGGCGTCCACGGCCTTGTCGATGCCGACGTCGGTGGTGGGCGCGGGCGGCGGGGCCATCTGCGTGCCGTCGGGCATGGTGTGCCCGGCGTGCTCGTCGGAACCGCCGTCCGCCCCGGCGCCGAGCTGCGCGGAGACGGCGGGGGTGGCCCCGCCGAGGCGGTCCTGGAGCTGCCCGATGTTCTCGCCGGCGTACTTCGACCAGGTCAGGCCGGTCGCGGAGAGCACGACGAGTCCGGCGACGGCCCACAGGCCGACGGCTCCGTGCCAGGACAGGGTGCGGCGCCGGCCGGTCGCCTTGCGGTCCGGGAGGACCAGCTGCGACCTGCGCTTGCGGCGGCGGCCCAGCCATAGGGCGAGTCCGCCGAGGGCGACGACCCACATCCAGCTCGCGGCGAGCTCGCTGTAGTTCCGGCCGAACTCACCCAGTTGGAGGCTGGAGTGGAACTCGCTCAGCCAGGCCCGCAGCGGCAGCGCGTCGCCGACGGTGGCGAGCTGCCCGCGCACCTCGGCCGTGTACGGGTCGACGAAGACGGTGAGGGTCTCGCCCTCCGGAAGACCCGGGCTCTCCATGATCACCCGGGTGGTGGCCTCGGCGTCGGGGGCCGGCCACACGGACACGACCTCGCCCGCGGGGGCGGCCCCCTTGGCCGCGTCGACCTGGGCGCTGAGCGGCAGGGCGCTCTCCCCGACGCGGGAGACGGTCAGCTCGTCGGAGTAGATGATCGCCTCGGCCTGCCAGGAGGCGGCGTAGAGCAGCCCGGTGGCGGCGGCGAGGAAGATCAGCGGGGCGACGAGCAGCCCCGCGTAGAAGTGCATGCGCAGGAGCAGCGGCCGTACGGCGGCCCAGCTGCCGCCGCGGTTCTTGGCCGTCGGGGCCGGTTCGGCGTCCGGGGTGCGGACGTCTTGAGCCTCGTCAAGAGACATGGGGATCCTAGGGGTTGGTGAAGGCATGGGGACTCGGGCCCCAGGTCTCACCGCTTCGCCAGGTCAGGCGTGGGCAGGCCGTCCGGGGGCCGTGGAACGCGGGAGCGGAGCGCGTCCGGGCGGCCCGCGGCGCACCACGGCATGGGCGTGCACGGCTCCGCGCAGGCGGCGCGGCCGTTCGTTCCGGGCGGGGAGGACGGGCGGCGCCGGAGGGGCGGCCACCCGGGCCCGGACCAGTGCGAGCGCGCGGGCGAGCGGCCGGGCCGCGTGCAGCGCGGCGGCGGCCAGGACGCGGGCCAGCCGGAAGACGGCTGCCTCGCCGCGGGCGAGCCAGGCGGCGCAGAGCAGCCCGGCGAGCACGTGGGCGGCGATCATCCCGGCTCCGCCGTGGCCGGCCATGCCGCTCATGCCGTTCATGCCCGCCATCCCGGCGGTGCCGGCCGTGTGGGCCATGTCGGCCACGTCCGCCATGCCGGGGGCTTCGGCGGCCATCGCGCCCGCGTCCGCGGTCGACCCGGGGTGGTGGCCGTGCGTCGGGAGGGGCGCGGCGAACGGCTTCGCGGCCACGCTTCCCGAGAAGACCAGGTGCAGTACGCCCTGTACGGAGAGCACCGCGGCGGTGATGCCCACGGGGCCCCGCCGCCGCCCGGCGGCGAGCCAGGCGAGCCCACAGGTCACCGCGAAGGCACCCAGAAGGCCGAACAGGGGGATGTCCGCTCCGGACATGACCGAGTGCCCCGTCGCGCCCAAAGCGAC encodes:
- a CDS encoding winged helix-turn-helix domain-containing protein, whose translation is MANTRSLSSAATAATTPLTYPPSPRHRLRSVDRDEVSRVVDFLPPGATWLPAPQHTLPTLPGQPPMVGYLVLVPADQQPPIAFAPQAVAAAVPPAPAAPAPAGPGDGLVRIDSARRTAEVGGRPLDLTYLEFELLAHLVQHPHRVHSRDQLVTTVWGYGHVGDGRTVDVHIARLRRKLGASHRATIQTVRRVGYKYAP
- a CDS encoding PepSY-associated TM helix domain-containing protein — encoded protein: MSLDEAQDVRTPDAEPAPTAKNRGGSWAAVRPLLLRMHFYAGLLVAPLIFLAAATGLLYAASWQAEAIIYSDELTVSRVGESALPLSAQVDAAKGAAPAGEVVSVWPAPDAEATTRVIMESPGLPEGETLTVFVDPYTAEVRGQLATVGDALPLRAWLSEFHSSLQLGEFGRNYSELAASWMWVVALGGLALWLGRRRKRRSQLVLPDRKATGRRRTLSWHGAVGLWAVAGLVVLSATGLTWSKYAGENIGQLQDRLGGATPAVSAQLGAGADGGSDEHAGHTMPDGTQMAPPPAPTTDVGIDKAVDAARAAGVTEALRVTLPAKGKGYVVKEQDKLVPVHLDSVAVDPADARVMDELRFADYPVLAQMTRFGIDLHMGTTFGLANQIALAALAVAVMFLVFWGYRMWWLRRPTKDRKLSVGRAQPRGAWRKLPVTVLLPLAAVTAVIGWFVPLLGISLVVFLAVDVLLGVVAGRRAAAA